One genomic region from uncultured Subdoligranulum sp. encodes:
- the tyrS gene encoding tyrosine--tRNA ligase, giving the protein MTIYDELKARGLIAQVTDEEEIKELINNGKATFYIGFDCTADSLTAGHFMALTLMKRLQMAGNRPIALIGGGTTMIGDPSGRSDMRKMLTKEDIAHNAECFKRQMERFVEFGDGKALMLNNADWLLNLNYVELLREVGACFSVNNMLRAECYKQRMVNGLSFLEFNYMIMQSYDFYYMFQHYGCNMQFGGDDQWSNMLGGTELIRRKLNKDAYAMTITLLTDSQGKKMGKTAGNAVWLDPNKTSPFDFYQYWRNVGDADVLKCIRMLTFLPLEQIDEMDHWQGEQLNQAKEILAYELTKMVHGEAEAEKAQQTARGLFSGAADQENMPSTVLDAALVKDGAVGLLAAMVAAGLCGSNREARQLVQQGGVLVDGEKATDPKMTLSEEALRNGVVIKKGKKVYHKVML; this is encoded by the coding sequence ATGACGATTTATGACGAACTCAAAGCGCGCGGTCTGATTGCGCAGGTGACCGATGAGGAGGAAATCAAGGAACTCATCAACAACGGCAAGGCAACTTTCTATATTGGTTTTGACTGCACGGCAGACAGTCTCACCGCCGGACATTTCATGGCGCTGACGCTGATGAAGCGTCTGCAGATGGCCGGTAACCGTCCCATTGCCCTGATTGGCGGCGGCACGACGATGATCGGCGATCCTTCCGGACGCAGTGATATGCGCAAGATGCTGACGAAAGAAGACATCGCCCATAACGCGGAGTGCTTCAAGCGTCAGATGGAGCGGTTTGTGGAGTTCGGCGATGGAAAGGCCCTGATGCTCAACAATGCCGACTGGCTGCTCAACCTCAACTATGTGGAATTGCTGCGGGAAGTGGGCGCCTGCTTCAGCGTGAACAACATGCTCCGCGCAGAGTGCTACAAGCAGCGCATGGTCAACGGGCTCTCTTTCCTGGAATTCAACTACATGATCATGCAGAGCTACGACTTCTACTACATGTTCCAGCACTATGGCTGCAACATGCAGTTTGGCGGCGATGATCAGTGGAGCAACATGCTGGGCGGCACCGAACTGATCCGCCGCAAGCTGAACAAGGATGCCTATGCCATGACCATTACCCTGCTGACGGATTCCCAGGGCAAGAAGATGGGCAAGACGGCGGGCAACGCTGTCTGGCTGGATCCCAACAAGACCAGCCCCTTTGATTTCTATCAGTACTGGCGGAACGTGGGCGATGCCGATGTTCTCAAATGCATCCGTATGCTGACCTTCCTGCCGCTGGAGCAGATCGATGAAATGGATCACTGGCAGGGTGAACAGCTCAACCAGGCCAAGGAAATTCTTGCCTACGAGCTGACCAAGATGGTGCACGGTGAAGCCGAGGCCGAAAAGGCGCAACAGACGGCACGCGGCCTGTTCAGCGGTGCGGCCGACCAGGAAAACATGCCGAGCACGGTGCTGGACGCTGCTCTTGTCAAGGATGGGGCTGTCGGCCTGCTGGCGGCCATGGTGGCTGCCGGCCTTTGCGGCTCCAACCGGGAAGCCCGCCAGCTGGTGCAGCAGGGCGGTGTGCTCGTGGACGGCGAAAAGGCTACCGACCCCAAGATGACGTTAAGCGAAGAAGCGCTGCGCAACGGCGTCGTCATCAAGAAGGGTAAAAAGGTATATCATAAGGTAATGCTGTAA
- the recN gene encoding DNA repair protein RecN, whose translation MLANLKIENVAVIEKAEVVFTPGLNVLTGETGAGKSILIDSINAILGNRTSRDLVRSGAQKACIWATFESIPQSVQQKLEKSGYEASEDLLLYREINAEGKGSCRINGMPATASVVRDISAGLLAIHGQHDSQGLTNPALHLGLLDQYAQNRALFTQYYQCYRELVAVKRQLDALNANEADKQRRMDALTSEIDAIDAAALQPGEEKTLQERKNVITHAQSILQGITVAHLALAGDEDGEQPGAADLLGGAVDGVQNAARQDETLMPLAERLQELYYTARELATDFADRLDAYDFDPAELDQIESRLDTIYRLKQKFGMEVEEILARREQDEKELEAFQSSGEKIAELKAQMQSLYGKAKEAAEALTQSRLKGFTAMNKDMKAALEFLNMPGIRFALRHTRGPLASHGQDTVEFLISTNPGEDPKPLAKIASGGELSRIMLAFKSALADRDALPTVIYDEIDTGVSGLAAGRIGQLLHKTAQGRQVLCITHTPQVAAFADNQLLIQKNVRENRTYTEIHTLDLEGRVQVLARMISGDKVTDLSLANARELIEKSR comes from the coding sequence ATGCTGGCAAACCTGAAAATAGAAAATGTGGCTGTCATTGAGAAGGCGGAAGTTGTATTTACTCCCGGACTCAATGTGCTGACGGGCGAGACCGGTGCCGGCAAATCCATTCTGATCGATTCCATCAATGCGATTTTAGGCAACCGTACATCCCGGGACTTGGTCCGCAGCGGTGCACAAAAGGCCTGCATCTGGGCGACTTTTGAATCCATCCCGCAGTCGGTGCAGCAGAAGCTGGAAAAAAGCGGCTACGAGGCATCGGAGGATCTGCTTTTATACCGTGAGATCAACGCAGAGGGAAAGGGTAGCTGCCGTATCAATGGGATGCCCGCAACGGCCAGCGTTGTACGGGATATTTCGGCAGGGCTCCTTGCAATCCACGGGCAGCATGACAGCCAGGGTCTGACGAATCCTGCCCTGCATCTGGGGCTTTTGGATCAGTACGCGCAGAACCGGGCACTTTTTACCCAATACTATCAGTGCTATCGGGAACTGGTGGCGGTGAAGCGGCAGCTGGATGCGTTGAATGCCAATGAGGCGGACAAACAGCGTCGCATGGATGCTTTGACCTCGGAGATTGATGCCATTGATGCCGCGGCGCTGCAGCCCGGGGAAGAAAAGACGCTGCAGGAACGCAAAAACGTCATTACCCATGCCCAGTCCATTTTGCAGGGCATCACCGTGGCCCATCTGGCACTGGCCGGAGATGAGGACGGGGAACAGCCGGGCGCTGCAGACCTGCTGGGCGGCGCGGTGGACGGCGTGCAGAATGCGGCACGCCAGGATGAGACACTGATGCCGCTGGCGGAGCGCCTGCAGGAACTGTATTATACCGCACGGGAACTGGCAACGGATTTTGCCGACCGGCTGGATGCCTATGATTTTGATCCGGCGGAGCTGGATCAGATTGAAAGCCGTCTGGATACCATTTATCGGCTGAAGCAGAAATTCGGCATGGAAGTGGAGGAGATCCTTGCCCGCCGGGAACAGGATGAAAAAGAGCTGGAGGCCTTCCAGTCGTCGGGAGAAAAGATTGCAGAGCTGAAAGCACAGATGCAATCCCTGTATGGAAAAGCCAAGGAGGCGGCGGAAGCGCTGACGCAGAGCCGTCTGAAGGGCTTTACGGCGATGAACAAGGACATGAAGGCGGCGCTGGAATTCCTGAATATGCCGGGAATCCGGTTCGCACTGCGCCATACACGGGGACCGCTGGCTTCCCACGGACAGGATACGGTAGAATTTCTGATTTCCACCAACCCGGGCGAAGATCCGAAGCCGTTGGCCAAGATTGCGTCGGGCGGCGAGCTTTCCCGCATCATGCTGGCTTTCAAGAGCGCTTTGGCGGACCGGGACGCGCTGCCCACCGTGATCTACGATGAAATCGATACAGGCGTTTCCGGTCTGGCCGCAGGGCGGATCGGACAACTGCTTCACAAGACCGCACAGGGGCGGCAGGTTCTTTGCATTACCCATACACCACAGGTTGCCGCGTTTGCCGACAACCAGCTGCTGATTCAGAAAAATGTGCGGGAAAATCGCACCTACACAGAAATTCATACGCTGGATCTGGAAGGGCGTGTGCAGGTGCTGGCGCGGATGATCTCCGGGGACAAAGTGACGGATCTGAGCCTGGCCAATGCCCGGGAACTGATTGAAAAATCCCGATGA
- a CDS encoding ABC transporter permease subunit, giving the protein MANTSILTAEREAELRKPIDEYVGKIQAQINDLRADGTDKVVNLTNNLDNLKRDRIYTPEEKAQRESKMKAELDAAKAVEAKNKDQISKLIADAEAYLKAHYDAEYYQYVVASCKEEKAAAHQKYQAAVAKLEKEHQATVAKLTDHQEIKDEKYVHKNRLFDAKMQRDKDLQAVKDRQHAAFDHKYHLIDMLRMSKFTFAESMAQRWENYKYTFNRRDFLLRNGLYLAIIVIFIALCIITPIVKNVQLLTVNNILNILQQASPRMFLALGVAGLILLAGTDLSIGRMVGMGMTAATIVMHQGINTGSVFGHIFDFTGLPVLVRVFLALIVCIVLCTIFTTIAGFFTAKFKMHPFISTMANMLVIFGLVTYSTKGVSFGAIETTIPGMIIPKLGGFPTIILWAIAAVVIVWFIWNKTTFGKNLFAVGGNPEAAAVSGISVFRVTVGAFILAGILYGFGSWLECIRMVGSGSAAYGQGWEMDAIAACVVGGVSFTGGIGKISGVVVGVFIFTALTYSLTTLGIDTNLQFVFSGIIILVAVMLDCLKYVQKK; this is encoded by the coding sequence ATGGCAAACACATCAATTCTTACTGCGGAGCGGGAAGCCGAACTCCGCAAGCCGATCGATGAATACGTCGGCAAGATTCAGGCGCAAATCAACGATCTTCGTGCAGATGGCACCGATAAGGTCGTCAACCTTACGAACAACCTGGATAACCTCAAACGCGACCGCATCTATACGCCTGAGGAGAAGGCCCAGCGCGAAAGCAAGATGAAAGCCGAGCTGGATGCCGCCAAGGCGGTAGAGGCAAAAAACAAAGACCAGATATCCAAACTGATCGCTGATGCGGAAGCCTACCTGAAGGCGCATTACGACGCGGAATATTATCAGTACGTGGTCGCCAGCTGCAAGGAGGAGAAAGCTGCTGCACATCAGAAATACCAGGCAGCCGTTGCCAAACTCGAAAAAGAGCATCAGGCCACCGTGGCAAAGCTGACCGACCATCAGGAGATCAAGGACGAAAAATACGTCCACAAGAACCGGCTGTTTGACGCCAAAATGCAGCGTGACAAGGATCTGCAGGCTGTGAAGGACCGTCAGCATGCAGCATTCGATCACAAATACCACCTGATCGATATGCTCCGCATGTCCAAGTTTACCTTCGCCGAGTCCATGGCCCAGCGCTGGGAAAACTACAAGTACACCTTCAATCGCCGTGACTTCCTGCTGCGGAACGGTCTGTACCTGGCTATCATTGTCATCTTCATTGCCCTGTGCATTATCACCCCCATTGTCAAGAATGTCCAGCTGCTGACGGTCAACAATATCCTGAACATCCTGCAGCAGGCCTCGCCGCGTATGTTCCTGGCGCTCGGCGTTGCCGGCCTGATTTTGCTGGCCGGCACAGACCTGTCCATCGGCCGTATGGTGGGCATGGGCATGACAGCCGCTACGATTGTCATGCATCAGGGCATCAACACCGGCTCCGTCTTCGGTCATATCTTTGACTTCACCGGCCTTCCGGTTCTCGTCCGCGTTTTCCTGGCCTTGATTGTCTGCATCGTTCTGTGCACCATCTTCACAACGATTGCCGGTTTCTTTACGGCAAAGTTCAAGATGCACCCCTTTATCTCGACCATGGCCAACATGCTGGTCATCTTCGGTCTGGTCACCTATTCCACCAAGGGTGTGTCTTTCGGTGCCATTGAGACCACCATTCCCGGCATGATCATTCCCAAGCTGGGAGGCTTCCCCACCATCATTCTGTGGGCCATTGCCGCGGTCGTCATCGTCTGGTTCATCTGGAACAAGACAACCTTCGGCAAGAACCTGTTTGCTGTCGGCGGCAACCCCGAGGCCGCTGCCGTCTCCGGCATTTCGGTCTTCCGTGTTACGGTGGGCGCTTTTATTCTGGCCGGCATTCTGTATGGCTTCGGCTCCTGGCTTGAATGCATCCGCATGGTTGGTTCCGGTTCTGCCGCTTATGGACAGGGCTGGGAAATGGACGCCATCGCGGCCTGTGTCGTTGGCGGCGTATCCTTCACCGGCGGTATCGGTAAGATTTCCGGCGTTGTGGTCGGTGTCTTCATCTTCACCGCGCTGACCTACTCCCTGACCACCCTCGGTATTGATACCAACCTGCAGTTCGTCTTCTCCGGCATCATCATTCTGGTTGCCGTTATGCTCGACTGCCTGAAGTACGTCCAGAAGAAGTAA
- a CDS encoding enhanced serine sensitivity protein SseB C-terminal domain-containing protein has translation MPERTTEQKAPAFNPEIKKAIEAFKNENSPQNLNAVLNELVKSPLLAPAIFDLQGAPAPKPGPDGRVQLPKNTRISLVMLNSKEGKPYYLAFSDWDAVHEWQKKTTQSRQIIMIRFDDFANMLQKNQEASGLIVNPGENGLRLESPLILSVKKQKDAMAKAREAATIHPGDKVTIVEPTVLADELLNPICDVLAQAPGVGSAYLQIMIVNETRKCYLLVLDGPKDEKLFATVAQAARPYLTGRTPRMDLTITTSVSPLGQQGMRGSEPFYRKGIGRIQEEDDE, from the coding sequence ATGCCTGAACGTACTACAGAGCAAAAGGCGCCGGCCTTCAATCCGGAAATCAAAAAGGCCATTGAGGCGTTCAAAAATGAAAACAGCCCGCAGAACCTGAATGCCGTTCTCAATGAATTGGTAAAGTCACCGCTGCTGGCGCCGGCTATCTTTGACTTGCAGGGGGCTCCGGCTCCGAAACCCGGACCGGACGGCCGTGTACAGCTGCCCAAGAATACCAGGATCAGTCTGGTGATGTTGAACAGCAAGGAAGGAAAGCCCTATTATCTGGCTTTCAGCGACTGGGACGCGGTACATGAGTGGCAGAAGAAAACCACACAAAGCCGTCAGATCATCATGATCCGCTTTGATGATTTTGCCAATATGCTGCAAAAGAATCAGGAGGCATCGGGCCTGATCGTGAACCCGGGTGAGAATGGTCTGCGCCTGGAATCGCCGCTGATTCTTTCTGTCAAAAAGCAGAAAGACGCCATGGCCAAGGCCCGCGAGGCGGCTACCATTCATCCCGGTGACAAGGTGACGATCGTGGAACCCACTGTTTTGGCGGACGAACTGCTGAACCCGATCTGCGATGTGCTGGCACAGGCTCCCGGTGTGGGATCGGCTTATCTGCAGATCATGATCGTGAATGAAACCCGCAAATGTTATCTGCTGGTTCTGGACGGCCCCAAGGATGAGAAACTCTTTGCAACGGTGGCCCAGGCAGCGCGCCCCTATCTGACTGGCCGTACGCCGCGGATGGATCTGACAATCACCACCTCGGTCTCTCCGCTGGGGCAGCAGGGGATGCGGGGCAGCGAGCCGTTTTACCGCAAGGGCATTGGCCGGATCCAGGAGGAGGACGACGAATGA
- a CDS encoding NAD(+)/NADH kinase yields MVVLLIPNATKDQGLAVTRQAAVLLEKYGLSVLMTDAVERPDSFPKIRTLPEEQAYQQADVVLTIGGDGTLLRSGQACVRHQKPVLGVNLGRTGFLATCEVDEMPEKFRRLAEGTYTIVKRGLLEAEISQANWCAHAINDLVVFGQTRLHPMDYRVYCDGAFVSSYRSDGLIVATPTGSTAYSFSAGGPVLDGMADVMVLTPVCAHNVHTAPLVFAATRRLEIVADSENREVCWACADSGPRHRILPGQKILITAAPEKLRLITFEESEQFCAIENKLMRR; encoded by the coding sequence ATGGTGGTCTTGCTGATTCCCAATGCAACCAAAGATCAGGGGCTGGCGGTAACAAGACAAGCTGCCGTTCTGTTGGAAAAGTATGGTCTTTCGGTTTTGATGACCGATGCAGTGGAGCGGCCGGATTCTTTTCCGAAGATACGGACGCTTCCGGAGGAGCAGGCGTATCAGCAGGCGGATGTGGTCCTGACCATCGGCGGCGACGGTACACTTTTGCGCAGCGGCCAGGCTTGCGTTCGCCATCAGAAACCGGTACTGGGCGTGAACCTTGGCCGGACGGGTTTTCTTGCCACCTGTGAAGTGGACGAAATGCCGGAAAAATTCCGACGGCTGGCAGAGGGAACCTATACAATTGTCAAGCGGGGGCTTTTGGAGGCTGAGATCTCCCAGGCAAATTGGTGCGCCCATGCTATCAACGATCTGGTAGTGTTCGGACAGACGCGGCTTCACCCGATGGATTATCGCGTCTATTGCGATGGTGCCTTTGTTAGCAGTTATCGCAGCGATGGCCTGATTGTGGCTACCCCCACAGGCTCCACCGCTTACTCTTTTTCTGCCGGAGGTCCGGTACTGGATGGCATGGCGGATGTGATGGTGCTGACGCCGGTATGTGCGCACAATGTGCATACAGCACCGCTGGTGTTTGCAGCCACCCGCAGACTGGAGATTGTGGCGGATTCTGAAAACCGCGAGGTTTGTTGGGCCTGCGCCGACAGTGGTCCGCGGCACAGGATTCTGCCGGGACAGAAAATTTTGATTACAGCCGCGCCGGAAAAGCTCCGGCTGATTACCTTTGAAGAATCTGAACAATTCTGCGCCATAGAAAACAAGCTGATGAGGAGATGA
- a CDS encoding TlyA family RNA methyltransferase, producing MSKIRLDQYLCQHGLVQSRERAKALIMSGIVFVNEQKVDKAGEMIAEDAKVEVRGHDIGYVSRGGLKLEKAMQVFPMRPDGKVCMDIGASTGGFTDCMLQNGAVKVYAVDVGYGQLAWSLRTDSRVVNMERTNIRNVKPEDLTEPIAFFSVDVSFISLKHIFPVADQICTPDAVGVCLVKPQFEAGREKVGKKGVVRDPATHREVLEMAQQYAVANHFTAAGLDFSPIKGPEGNIEFLLYVQHSEVPQPLPEGRIAEVVSAAHTALDKAPNLH from the coding sequence ATGAGCAAGATCCGGCTGGATCAATATTTGTGCCAGCACGGCTTGGTACAGAGCCGAGAACGGGCCAAGGCGCTGATCATGTCGGGCATTGTGTTTGTCAACGAGCAAAAGGTGGACAAAGCCGGTGAGATGATCGCGGAAGATGCCAAGGTGGAAGTGCGCGGGCATGATATCGGCTATGTGAGCCGAGGCGGACTGAAGCTGGAAAAGGCCATGCAGGTGTTTCCCATGCGGCCTGACGGAAAAGTCTGCATGGATATCGGTGCTTCCACCGGTGGTTTCACCGACTGCATGCTGCAAAACGGTGCGGTCAAGGTGTATGCGGTGGATGTGGGCTACGGGCAGCTTGCCTGGAGCCTGCGCACCGATTCCCGTGTTGTCAATATGGAACGCACCAACATCCGCAATGTAAAGCCGGAAGACCTTACAGAACCGATTGCATTCTTCAGCGTTGATGTCTCTTTTATCTCTCTCAAGCATATTTTCCCGGTGGCGGACCAGATCTGTACGCCGGATGCGGTGGGCGTCTGCCTTGTGAAACCGCAGTTCGAGGCTGGACGGGAAAAAGTAGGTAAGAAGGGCGTCGTCCGCGATCCCGCCACGCACCGCGAAGTGCTGGAGATGGCACAGCAATATGCCGTGGCCAACCATTTCACCGCGGCGGGACTGGATTTTTCTCCGATCAAGGGCCCGGAAGGAAATATTGAATTCCTGCTGTATGTGCAGCATTCTGAGGTGCCGCAGCCGCTGCCGGAAGGCAGAATCGCGGAAGTGGTCAGCGCTGCCCACACGGCACTGGACAAGGCACCCAATTTACATTGA
- a CDS encoding arginine repressor (regulates arginine biosynthesis when complexed with arginine by binding at site that overlap the promotors of the arginine biosynthesis genes), translating into MIPLKSARHQAILDLIEKHPIDRQEDLLAHLREAGFDVTQATVSRDIRDLQLVKVADADGRYRYMPAAASGKVTHSPSRFEMIFRESVLKVDYAGHMVLVKCFSGMANAACEVFDAKQWNNVVGTLSGDDTFFILMRTEEDAAEICRALQQYTRRG; encoded by the coding sequence ATGATTCCTTTGAAAAGTGCGCGCCATCAGGCGATTCTGGATTTGATTGAAAAGCATCCCATCGACCGGCAGGAAGATCTGCTGGCTCATTTGCGGGAAGCCGGTTTTGATGTGACACAGGCAACGGTTTCCCGCGATATCCGCGATTTACAACTGGTCAAAGTGGCCGATGCCGATGGACGCTATCGGTATATGCCGGCAGCGGCTTCCGGAAAGGTGACCCATTCTCCCAGCCGGTTTGAGATGATTTTTCGGGAATCGGTCCTCAAGGTGGATTACGCAGGTCACATGGTGCTGGTCAAGTGTTTTTCCGGCATGGCCAATGCTGCCTGTGAGGTATTCGACGCCAAACAGTGGAACAACGTGGTTGGCACGCTTTCCGGCGATGATACATTTTTTATTCTGATGCGTACCGAAGAAGATGCAGCGGAAATCTGCCGGGCGCTGCAGCAATATACGCGCCGCGGATAA
- a CDS encoding haloacid dehalogenase-like hydrolase, translating into MSVKRLLDCTPGEASRYGKAELLQAIAGSEGRILACETIGITPPLLVDVTNAEYAASLSADIVLLNMFDVRQPVIQALPKVPAMETVREIKRLTGRLVGINLEPTNDELAKDNAGTLWEMKEGRLATPENAKIAADMGVDLIVLTGNPGNGVSNEAIEKALREISAAVGDRVMLAAGKMHASGVAGEGGEHIMTEQDAQAFLDAGADIILLPAPGTVPGITMEYAHRLIEAVHARGKLAMTAIGTSQEGADVATIRQIALMCKMAGADIHHIGDTGVPGMALPQNILAYSIAIRGERHTYHRMAQSINR; encoded by the coding sequence ATGAGCGTGAAGCGTCTGCTGGACTGCACGCCCGGGGAAGCATCCCGCTACGGAAAAGCGGAGCTTTTGCAGGCCATTGCCGGCAGCGAGGGGCGCATCCTGGCATGTGAGACCATTGGAATTACGCCGCCCCTTTTGGTGGATGTAACTAATGCGGAATACGCCGCCTCTTTGAGTGCCGATATCGTGCTGCTGAATATGTTTGATGTTCGGCAGCCTGTGATACAGGCGCTCCCGAAGGTTCCTGCCATGGAGACAGTCCGTGAGATCAAACGGCTGACCGGCCGTCTGGTGGGAATCAATTTGGAGCCTACCAACGACGAATTGGCGAAAGATAACGCAGGAACTCTGTGGGAGATGAAGGAAGGTCGCTTGGCGACTCCCGAGAATGCCAAGATTGCCGCCGACATGGGAGTGGATCTGATCGTTCTGACGGGAAATCCCGGCAACGGCGTCAGCAATGAAGCCATTGAAAAAGCACTCAGGGAAATTTCTGCTGCGGTCGGCGACCGCGTGATGCTGGCGGCAGGAAAAATGCATGCTTCCGGTGTCGCCGGAGAGGGCGGAGAACATATCATGACTGAGCAGGACGCGCAGGCCTTTCTGGATGCTGGCGCGGATATCATTCTTCTGCCGGCGCCCGGCACGGTGCCCGGAATCACCATGGAGTATGCGCACCGCCTGATTGAAGCGGTACATGCCCGCGGCAAGCTGGCGATGACGGCGATCGGCACTTCTCAGGAAGGTGCGGACGTGGCAACGATTCGTCAGATTGCGCTTATGTGTAAAATGGCGGGGGCGGATATCCACCATATTGGGGATACCGGTGTACCGGGGATGGCATTGCCCCAAAACATCCTGGCATATTCCATCGCCATCCGTGGAGAGCGTCATACCTACCACAGGATGGCACAGTCGATTAACAGATAA
- the radA gene encoding DNA repair protein RadA, which produces MPKDKLKTIYVCTQCGETSPRWLGRCPSCGAWNTMTEDVVAEPAKAATSRGNAPARVPGQTTLTPQKLKNISTTEEKSRIVTGISELDRVLGGGIVIGSVILIGGEPGIGKSTILLQLCGEVSKTKNVLYVTGEESVRQIKLRAVRLDVPQENISLVAESDVDEICGLIESMKPDLVVIDSIQTMRCTDIASSSGTVSQVKESTARFLNVAKTLEIPTFIVGHVNKDGAIAGPKVMEHIVDTVLYFEGDKTLPYRVLRAVKNRYGSTNEIGMFDMTGRGLAQIENPSQVMLEGRPLGISGTCVACVMEGTRPVLSEIQALATKTSFPSPRRTASGFDYNRMYLLLAVLEKRAGYSFANQDVYINIVGGLKLDETACDLPVCMAMASSLLDLPIGEKTFAVGEVGLGGEIRSVPHLETRLREARRVGFDTAIVPKHNLKLIDPAQFPGLKLVGVSYLREAINTIKLK; this is translated from the coding sequence ATGCCCAAAGACAAACTGAAAACCATCTATGTCTGCACACAGTGCGGAGAGACCAGCCCGCGCTGGCTGGGACGATGCCCTTCCTGCGGTGCGTGGAATACCATGACCGAGGATGTGGTGGCGGAACCGGCCAAGGCGGCAACCTCCCGCGGAAATGCACCGGCGCGTGTCCCCGGGCAGACGACCCTGACACCGCAGAAACTGAAGAACATCAGCACCACCGAGGAAAAGAGCCGGATTGTTACCGGCATCAGCGAATTGGATCGGGTGCTGGGCGGCGGCATTGTGATCGGCAGCGTGATCCTCATCGGCGGCGAGCCGGGAATTGGCAAATCCACCATTTTGCTGCAGCTTTGCGGCGAAGTGAGCAAAACCAAAAACGTGCTGTATGTGACCGGTGAGGAATCGGTGCGGCAGATCAAGCTGCGAGCGGTTCGGCTGGATGTGCCCCAGGAAAACATTTCTCTGGTTGCAGAAAGTGATGTAGACGAGATCTGTGGTCTGATCGAATCCATGAAGCCGGACCTGGTCGTGATCGACTCGATCCAGACGATGCGCTGTACCGATATTGCGTCTTCGTCCGGAACGGTCAGCCAGGTGAAGGAGAGCACCGCACGATTTCTGAATGTGGCCAAAACGCTGGAGATCCCCACATTCATTGTTGGCCATGTCAATAAGGACGGTGCCATTGCCGGTCCCAAGGTCATGGAGCATATTGTGGACACGGTGCTCTATTTCGAGGGCGACAAAACATTGCCTTATCGGGTGCTGCGGGCGGTCAAAAACCGCTACGGTTCCACGAATGAGATCGGCATGTTTGATATGACAGGCCGCGGTCTGGCGCAGATTGAAAATCCTTCGCAGGTTATGCTGGAAGGCCGGCCGCTGGGAATCAGCGGAACCTGTGTCGCCTGTGTGATGGAGGGCACCCGACCGGTACTGAGCGAAATCCAGGCACTGGCCACCAAGACCAGTTTCCCCAGCCCGCGCAGGACGGCGAGCGGTTTTGACTACAACCGCATGTATCTGCTGCTGGCGGTTCTGGAAAAGCGTGCGGGATATTCCTTTGCCAACCAGGATGTGTATATCAACATCGTTGGTGGCCTGAAGCTGGATGAAACGGCCTGCGATCTGCCGGTATGCATGGCGATGGCCTCCAGTTTGCTGGATTTGCCCATCGGGGAGAAAACCTTTGCCGTAGGGGAAGTGGGCCTTGGCGGAGAGATCCGCAGTGTGCCGCACCTGGAAACCAGACTCCGGGAGGCCCGGCGTGTTGGCTTTGACACTGCCATTGTTCCGAAGCACAATCTGAAACTGATTGACCCGGCACAATTCCCCGGGCTCAAACTGGTTGGCGTATCCTATCTGCGTGAAGCCATCAATACGATCAAATTGAAATGA